ATGAGGCCCAGGGCTATGGAGGTGGCCACGAAAGGCATCTTGTAGAAATCCAGCGAGACAGCTACGTCGCCTATGTAAGGCATGGAGACGAGGTGCTGGCGGCCTTGCTGAGCCAAGTAGAGGAACATGGCCAGCTGCGCGGCGACGGCCGCCGGCCTGCCGGCTTTTAAAGCTACTATTGACAAGGCGGCGGTCAGTGTGGTGGTTAGTAGGAATAGGTCAGACATAGCCTCTTCTAGCCATTTTGAATAATGTAGCGACGAGGAGCACGGTCTCAAACACGCCGGCGGAGGCGGCTACGGCAAGCATGTTGATGTCACGGGCCACTGCCGTGGCGTATATGGCGCCCAGGGTCATCACCTCAGCTCCGATGATTGCCCTCACCAGAGACCTTGCGGTAGCAATCACGGCCAGGCCACCGGCCATTATTATCAACACGAAATACACCGCCGTCATAGCGTTATCTCAAAAGCCATTTTTAGGGCAAAGATAAGTAGAGCCGATACCAGTGGTATCAAGGCGAAATCCACCGTCTGCCTCAGCGGCGGCTCTGCAACTGTTTGGAAAGTTAAAGCCGAGGCGGCGAGGATGAGGAGACCTCCTGCCGCGGCCCACCTCCACCGCATAGTTGTAGCTGACTCCTCCAGCGTGGAGGCGGCCACGACGACTAGTGTAAGCGCGGCTACTATATAAACCAACGCTGTTAGTATGAATGCAAGTTCTCCAAGGTGTATATATGCGCCAAAGGCCACGGCGACGCCCAGTGCGGATAGAAGGAGCGAGGCGTATATATTATCTCTTGTGAATAGGATTAGTCCAATGAGGAAAGGAAAGAGTAGTGACAACAGATACTCCATGTGGCTATGTCTTTAGCCTCTTTTAAATTTCTCCATATCTTCTCTAATAAAATTTAGATGTGAGCTCTGAGAAATCTTGAATTAAATATAATTTGGGAACATGCGATCTCTTTGATTCGCCATAATTGATACATTTTAAATCTCACTATTTTTACAATTAAATTTGTAAAGAGCCGTAATACTTTAAAATTCAATACACGAACTAATATATGGCGGTGTTTAAAGTTCTGCGAGTAGATCTATCCACGGAGAAAATTAGCGAAGAGGTATACAAGGAGGATATTATTAGAAAGTTTCTGGGGGGTAGGGGCCTGGGGGCATATCTCGCATTGAAGGAGTTACCAAGGGGCATTGACCCATTCTCCCCCTCAAATAAGCTGTACATATTCGCGGGTCCGCTGTCAGGCACCGCGAACTTAGCCACTAGTAGAATCAACGTCGTCGGAAAGAGCCCGCTGACGGGTTCATATACGCATTCCAACGCCGGCGGGAACTTCGCCTACTGGCTGAGGAGGAGCGGGTATGATGGCATAATTGTGGAGGGTAAGGCCGACGAGCCTGTCTACATATTAGTGAAAGATGGCGAAGTCACAATAAGGCCTGCAAAGCATATCTGGGGGAAGTGGACCGGAGCCGCCACAAAGGCGTTGTTAACCGACGCTGGGTTTGAGCCTGATGAGAAGAAGGCAGGCGTAATGACTATTGGACCAGCTGGCGAGGACCTTGTGAGGATCGCCGGTTTGAGGTTCAGCGACTACGAGAGGTTCGCCGGCCGCGGCGGGCTGGGCGCCGTGGCTGGTGCGAAAAAGTTGAAGGGCATAGTGGTATGGGGGACTCACGACCCGATGAAGGAGTTTGTGGATAGGCAGAGGTTTCTAAAGGTGGCCACTGAGTACTCTGTAAAGTTGATGAATGCCGCCACGTCCAAGGCGTTGCATCAGTACGGAACTAATCTGCTTACCAACATAATCAACTCCATTGGGGGGTACCCCACTAGGAATTTCGAGACGGGGTACTTCGAGGAGGCGGAGAAGATAAGCGGCGAGTATATCAAGCAGAACTACGTCAAGGAGGTTCACGGCTGTATGCTGTGTCCAATACAGTGCACTCAGATAACTGTGGTAGCCTCAGGTCCTTACAAGGTGGCTGGGGAGAAGATTAAGTACGAGTACGAATCTACCTGGGCTCTCGGAGCCAACCTCGGGCTCTCTCAGACCGACGCCGTGCTGAAACTAGAGAAGCTAGCTAACGAACTTGGAATGGACTCCATATCTCTGGGGAACACCTTGGGCACGTTCCTAGAGCTTGTGAAGAGGGGTAAGATACAGTATGATATAAGTTGGGGCGACGCCGCTTCCCTCATCGACTTGGTATATAAAATGGCGTATAGGATAGATATAGGTGACGACTTGGCCGAGGGCGACTGGAGGCTGGCTAATAAATACGGCGCACCAGACGCCTTCGTTGGGTCGAGGGGGCAGGGCTTCCCTGCGTATGACCCCAGGGCGCTGAAGGGGTTCGCTATTTCCTACGTGACGGCTAACCGCGGCGGGGACCACCTAGAGGCCTACAGCCCGACGTGGGAGGTGCTGGGGGTGCCCGAGAAGATAGATCCGCTGTGCGAGACGCCGGAGTGCATATCGAAGCAGGTTAGGCTCGTTATATACGCACAACACTTGATGGCTCTCGCCGACTCGGTGACCTATTGCAAGTTCGACACGCTGGACAAGGACGGCATCTTCGAGACTCACATATCTGACTTATTCAACGCGGCTTTTGGCTGGGACACGACGCCGCAGGAAATGTTGACAATAGGCGAGCGCATTTTCAACGTCGAGAGGCTGTTCCACGTGAAGGAGGGCAAGTGGGTGAAGGACGAGTTGCCTCCCAAGATGAGAGAGCCTATAAAGACCGGCCCCGCCCAGGGCCACACGGCGTCTAAGATGTTTGACGAGGGGATTAAGGAGTTCTACAAGCTCAGGGGGTGGGTCGACGGGAAGCCAACTTACGAGACTTTGAAGAGGCTTGGCCTAGAGGAGTTCCAGTACCTGTTGTAACAGTTTTTTCTCTTCCCATATCTTTTTTAATTGTAGGTGTGCTCGGGGTGTGTTTGCCGTATATTACAGACCTGATTTGAGGAGTCTTGCGGAGGATTTTAAGCAGAGGTACGGCGCGGCTGATTTGGGGTGTGGATCTAGGTTTACGCATTTGTTTATATTCGGCGGAGATGGGACTCTGCTTGAGGCTATTAGGAAATATCCCTGTGCACTTGACTTGGTTGTGGTGCATCTGGGGTTGGGCAAGGTGAATTTTTACAGAAGTGCCGAGATAACACTGCCCCCCGACGACGCTGTGGAGAGAATTTCGAGGGGTGAATATAGGGTTTTGGAGCTGGCTACTCTTGAGGTGGGGGGCTGTGTTGCCCTTAATGAAGTGGCTATTTATAGAGGGGAGCCAGGTCGGCTTCTGAGTTTTAGGGTGAGGAGCGACGAGGGGGAGGTGGTGGGTAGGGCTGACGGGGTTATTGTATCTACGCCTCATGGGACCTCTGGCTACGTAGTGTCTACCTTCGGCCCTGT
The sequence above is drawn from the Pyrobaculum ferrireducens genome and encodes:
- a CDS encoding aldehyde ferredoxin oxidoreductase family protein; protein product: MAVFKVLRVDLSTEKISEEVYKEDIIRKFLGGRGLGAYLALKELPRGIDPFSPSNKLYIFAGPLSGTANLATSRINVVGKSPLTGSYTHSNAGGNFAYWLRRSGYDGIIVEGKADEPVYILVKDGEVTIRPAKHIWGKWTGAATKALLTDAGFEPDEKKAGVMTIGPAGEDLVRIAGLRFSDYERFAGRGGLGAVAGAKKLKGIVVWGTHDPMKEFVDRQRFLKVATEYSVKLMNAATSKALHQYGTNLLTNIINSIGGYPTRNFETGYFEEAEKISGEYIKQNYVKEVHGCMLCPIQCTQITVVASGPYKVAGEKIKYEYESTWALGANLGLSQTDAVLKLEKLANELGMDSISLGNTLGTFLELVKRGKIQYDISWGDAASLIDLVYKMAYRIDIGDDLAEGDWRLANKYGAPDAFVGSRGQGFPAYDPRALKGFAISYVTANRGGDHLEAYSPTWEVLGVPEKIDPLCETPECISKQVRLVIYAQHLMALADSVTYCKFDTLDKDGIFETHISDLFNAAFGWDTTPQEMLTIGERIFNVERLFHVKEGKWVKDELPPKMREPIKTGPAQGHTASKMFDEGIKEFYKLRGWVDGKPTYETLKRLGLEEFQYLL
- a CDS encoding NAD(+)/NADH kinase, whose protein sequence is MFAVYYRPDLRSLAEDFKQRYGAADLGCGSRFTHLFIFGGDGTLLEAIRKYPCALDLVVVHLGLGKVNFYRSAEITLPPDDAVERISRGEYRVLELATLEVGGCVALNEVAIYRGEPGRLLSFRVRSDEGEVVGRADGVIVSTPHGTSGYVVSTFGPVVDYRADVIVVSFVAPYTLYLRPMVLATDRIVVETAEESVLVCDGREARVGRVFEVARGRRRLRLAVFGDFQFLNRVAERLRSL